From a single Bombus terrestris chromosome 17, iyBomTerr1.2, whole genome shotgun sequence genomic region:
- the LOC100651227 gene encoding protein YIF1B-A, with translation MNYNHSSPRRGKPKRLLDPSAGISASASMPQSPYMYNQQIPMDNGVVPEYGYNMPEQQPPPYGFNMTPMQHYVPPENRGDEYATSQFATQLLTQPVVTNMAVQYGNVLVGSGKQQFEKYVPVSALKYYFAVDTNYVASKLALLFFPFTHKDWSVKYEQDAPLQPRYETNAPDMYIPTMAFLTYIVSAVLVSGTQERFTPEQLSILASTALAWGVIELVVHIVSLYVMNLETSLSTLDLLAYCGYKYVGMNTALLVSLLFRKFGYYIVLLYFSASLGFFLIRSLKLRVIPQNSPYTASGNKRRLYFILFVAGIQPVLMWWLSYHLV, from the exons ATGAATTATAATCATTCAAGTCCGCGGCGAG gGAAGCCAAAAAGATTACTTGATCCATCTGCTGGTATTTCTGCATCAGCATCGATGCCTCAGAGTCCATACATGTATAATCAGCAG ATTCCTATGGATAATGGTGTAGTACCAGAGTATGGTTACAATATGCCAGAACAACAGCCCCCACCATATGGATTTAATATGACGCCGATGCAACATTATGTACCTCCTGAAAATCGTGGTGATGAATATGCAACCTCACAATTTGCGACGCAATTATTGACACAGCCAGTAGTTACAAACATGGCTGTACAATATGGAAATGTTTTGGTTGGATCTGGAAAAcagcaatttgaaaaatatgtgcCAGTTTCagctttaaaatattattttgctgTTGACACAAATTATGTTGCTTCGAAGCTAGCTTTgttattttttccatttactCATAAA GACTGGTCTGTGAAGTACGAACAAGATGCTCCATTACAACCACGTTATGAAACAAATGCACCAGACATGTATATTCCAACAATGGCGTTTTTAACATACATAGTTTCAGCTGTATTAGTTTCAGGAACTCAGGAACGTTTCACCCCAGAACAGTTAAGTATTTTGGCTAGTACTGCTCTTGCTTGGGGAGTCATAGAACTAGTTGTGCATATTGTAAGCCTCTATGTGATGAATCTTGAGACAAGTCTTTCAACATTAGATTTGTTAGCTTACTGCGGTTATAAATATGTCGGTATGAATACAGCTCTTTTGGTCTCCttattatttcgaaaatttggTTATTACATAGTTTTATTGTACTTCAGTGCGTCTTTAGGGTTTTTCCTTATACGGTCACTAAAGCTAAGAGTCATTCCACAAAACAGCCCATACACAGCTTCTGGAAATAAGAGGAGACTctattttatactatttgtaGCAGGTATTCAACCTGTGCTAATGTGGTGGTTATCTTATCATTTGGTTTAA